From the genome of Vibrio porteresiae DSM 19223, one region includes:
- a CDS encoding arginine ABC transporter substrate-binding protein: MKKVLFASLIALASTQVSAAQTIKFATEATYAPFEFVDANNQIQGFDIDVANALCAELKADCTFANQAFDSLIPALKFKRYDAAISAMDITEARLEQVSFTQAYYDNAAAFVTTKGHVATQADLKGKRVGVQNGSTHQSYLIEQMPGVTAVPYSSYQNAFTDMQNGRIDAVFGDTAVVAEWFKDNQNLAYVGKPVTNAKYFGNGFGIAVNKNNDALLKQLNGALNAIKANGQYQVIYNKYFGK; this comes from the coding sequence ATGAAAAAAGTACTTTTCGCTAGCCTTATTGCCCTTGCATCAACTCAAGTTTCTGCCGCGCAAACTATTAAGTTCGCGACTGAAGCCACTTATGCTCCTTTTGAGTTTGTTGACGCAAACAACCAAATTCAAGGCTTTGACATTGATGTTGCAAACGCACTTTGTGCAGAGCTTAAAGCTGACTGCACCTTTGCTAACCAAGCGTTTGACAGTTTAATCCCTGCACTAAAATTCAAACGTTACGATGCAGCGATTTCAGCAATGGACATCACTGAAGCTCGTTTAGAACAAGTGAGCTTCACTCAAGCTTACTACGATAACGCGGCGGCTTTTGTTACCACGAAAGGTCACGTAGCGACTCAAGCTGATCTAAAAGGCAAACGTGTTGGCGTACAAAACGGTTCAACTCATCAATCTTACTTGATTGAACAAATGCCAGGTGTTACTGCAGTTCCTTACTCTAGCTACCAAAACGCCTTTACTGACATGCAAAACGGTCGTATCGATGCGGTATTTGGTGACACTGCTGTGGTGGCTGAATGGTTTAAAGACAACCAAAACTTAGCTTATGTTGGCAAACCAGTGACCAATGCCAAATACTTCGGGAATGGTTTTGGTATCGCGGTGAACAAAAACAACGATGCACTACTAAAACAGCTTAACGGCGCACTCAATGCCATCAAAGCAAACGGCCAATATCAAGTTATCTACAATAAGTACTTTGGTAAGTAA
- the artQ gene encoding arginine ABC transporter permease ArtQ → MILSGYSQALISASWMTVQLAFSSLMVGLVLAVIFAAGEMSKLTPLRWLTSGFVTIVRGLPELLVVLFIFFGSAQILFYITGDFIEISPFLAGVVALSLIFASYASQTLRGAIKAVPRGQIEAARALGLPKLHTFVRITLPQAIRHALPGLSNQWLVLLKDTALVSLIGVTDLFRQAQLASATTHQTFAWYAMAAMIYLVITLITQQVIKRVNARVQLKETGSR, encoded by the coding sequence ATGATCTTATCGGGATACTCCCAAGCGTTGATCTCTGCAAGCTGGATGACTGTCCAGCTTGCTTTTTCTAGCCTGATGGTTGGGCTAGTTTTAGCAGTGATATTTGCTGCAGGCGAAATGTCTAAACTGACTCCACTGCGTTGGCTAACCAGTGGGTTTGTGACGATCGTTCGTGGTTTACCAGAGTTATTGGTTGTCCTGTTCATCTTCTTTGGTTCAGCGCAGATTTTGTTCTACATCACTGGCGATTTTATTGAAATCAGTCCGTTTTTGGCTGGTGTAGTGGCGTTATCGCTGATTTTTGCTTCTTACGCTTCGCAAACTTTGCGTGGTGCCATCAAAGCAGTCCCGCGTGGTCAAATTGAGGCCGCTCGCGCTTTGGGTTTACCCAAACTGCACACATTTGTACGCATCACTCTCCCCCAAGCGATTCGCCATGCACTTCCTGGTTTAAGTAACCAATGGCTAGTGCTACTCAAGGATACTGCGTTAGTTTCCTTGATTGGGGTAACCGACCTCTTTCGTCAAGCTCAATTGGCTTCTGCTACAACGCACCAAACTTTTGCTTGGTATGCGATGGCCGCGATGATCTATCTCGTGATCACTTTAATAACTCAACAAGTGATTAAAAGAGTCAATGCACGTGTTCAATTAAAAGAGACAGGTTCGCGTTAA
- the artM gene encoding arginine ABC transporter permease ArtM: MNSQHVWQLIDGLGTSIELTLVALIIGGMLALALTVVVVRQWCPLNWIAQGFITLFTGTPLLVQIFLIYYGPGQFEWFRASFLWDWFSQPWFCAMLALAFNTSAYSTQLFVGAVNAIPNGQWQACRALGMNDRQTLRVILPYALRRAVPAYSNEVILVFKGTSLASTITIMDIMGYAQRINAQTYDTLAVFGLAGLFYLCVNGSLTLLFRYIEKRVLAFEHN, encoded by the coding sequence ATGAATTCCCAACATGTCTGGCAACTGATCGACGGTCTCGGTACCAGTATTGAACTTACGTTAGTTGCTCTGATTATCGGTGGCATGCTGGCCCTTGCTCTCACTGTCGTCGTGGTTCGCCAATGGTGTCCGCTAAATTGGATCGCACAAGGGTTTATTACGCTGTTTACTGGCACACCACTGTTAGTACAGATCTTTCTGATTTACTACGGCCCGGGTCAGTTTGAATGGTTTAGAGCATCGTTTTTATGGGATTGGTTTAGCCAACCATGGTTTTGTGCCATGTTAGCACTGGCTTTCAATACCTCAGCCTACAGCACGCAACTCTTCGTTGGCGCTGTCAATGCTATTCCAAATGGTCAATGGCAAGCGTGCCGAGCTCTGGGTATGAACGATCGCCAAACGTTACGGGTGATCTTACCTTATGCACTACGCCGCGCCGTACCTGCGTACTCCAATGAAGTGATTTTGGTGTTCAAAGGAACATCACTAGCAAGCACCATCACGATCATGGACATCATGGGTTATGCTCAGCGTATCAATGCGCAAACCTATGATACGTTAGCGGTATTTGGTTTAGCAGGCTTATTCTACCTGTGCGTAAATGGCTCACTGACTTTGCTCTTTCGTTACATCGAGAAACGCGTTTTGGCATTTGAGCATAACTAA
- a CDS encoding pyridoxal phosphate-dependent decarboxylase family protein, which produces MTTEIIEHVWSDLSANTVSDTFNSKYSQVVKRFFGRDKALWPTYQIAGLDSLIENRRHSAELNDEHMMETLLNYSEIPAHCSDSNEPFDPIAMFAAQKTKNWEDPKAVENVISTPSDPAIHGAILATIANPNLVYSEYSGKATELERLVVRQIANLAGYDVENASGIFTQGGTFCNLYGYLLGLRKALPGSCVQGFANQSMMMMNSQAGHYSNMTNLSLLGININDQVLRIHIDENNQMDIDHAEQQMETCFKQGIVIPTILLTFGTTDTFAIDDVKAVYDIRERLCAQYKTSYKPHIHVDAAIGWALIFFNNYDFTTNPLGINAATLDGLMALNGKVKALKYADSFTVDFQKWGYVPYTSSLIMVKNGKDFESLKHDPSYFSYFEPAMQDDTHLQSTIECSRSGVGVFSAFSALQYMGLEGYQAVIANGLQNANYLRALLEQKPNCVVVSPENHGPSVTFRLYDAKCKAEATEMFRRERDAFTSEKDMENVVHAAAFHRQNFQARKGQVLNTNWIDSIARTAYNANGQCLYLPGEKAVFLNPFTSRQRIEEFVANIDQ; this is translated from the coding sequence ATGACAACGGAAATAATTGAGCACGTTTGGTCTGATCTTTCTGCCAATACTGTAAGCGATACGTTCAACAGTAAGTATTCTCAGGTGGTAAAACGCTTTTTCGGTCGCGATAAAGCGTTATGGCCAACCTATCAGATCGCCGGCTTGGACAGTTTAATTGAGAACCGTCGCCACAGTGCTGAATTAAACGACGAGCACATGATGGAAACCCTGCTGAACTATTCAGAGATTCCAGCGCATTGCTCAGACAGTAACGAACCATTCGATCCTATCGCGATGTTCGCAGCGCAAAAAACCAAAAACTGGGAAGATCCTAAAGCGGTAGAAAACGTGATTTCTACGCCGAGCGATCCTGCGATTCACGGTGCCATTTTGGCCACGATCGCTAACCCAAACTTGGTGTACAGCGAATACTCAGGTAAAGCGACTGAACTTGAACGTTTAGTGGTTCGTCAAATTGCAAATCTTGCTGGTTACGACGTTGAAAATGCTTCTGGTATTTTCACTCAAGGCGGCACGTTCTGTAACCTATATGGTTACCTGCTGGGTCTGCGTAAAGCCCTGCCAGGCTCTTGCGTGCAAGGTTTTGCCAATCAATCGATGATGATGATGAACTCTCAAGCGGGTCACTATTCCAACATGACCAACTTGTCGTTACTGGGCATCAATATCAACGATCAAGTATTGCGCATTCATATCGATGAAAATAACCAAATGGATATCGACCATGCTGAGCAACAAATGGAAACCTGCTTTAAACAAGGCATTGTGATTCCGACCATTTTGTTGACCTTTGGCACGACAGATACCTTTGCAATCGATGATGTGAAAGCGGTTTATGATATCCGTGAACGCTTATGCGCACAGTACAAAACCTCTTACAAGCCACACATCCATGTGGATGCGGCTATCGGTTGGGCGCTAATTTTCTTCAATAACTATGACTTTACCACTAACCCTCTAGGCATTAATGCGGCAACGCTTGATGGCCTAATGGCACTGAATGGCAAAGTGAAAGCGCTAAAATACGCAGATTCGTTCACTGTCGATTTCCAAAAATGGGGTTATGTTCCTTATACCTCTAGTTTGATCATGGTGAAAAACGGTAAAGATTTTGAGAGCTTAAAACACGATCCAAGTTACTTCTCATACTTTGAACCAGCGATGCAAGATGATACTCACCTGCAATCCACTATTGAGTGTTCTCGTAGCGGTGTGGGTGTCTTTTCTGCATTTTCTGCTCTGCAATACATGGGCTTAGAAGGTTACCAAGCCGTGATTGCTAATGGCCTGCAAAACGCGAACTACCTGCGCGCGCTATTAGAACAAAAGCCAAACTGTGTTGTGGTTTCACCAGAAAACCACGGCCCTTCAGTGACCTTCCGTCTTTACGATGCAAAATGCAAAGCAGAAGCAACGGAAATGTTCCGTCGTGAACGCGATGCGTTTACGTCAGAAAAAGACATGGAAAATGTGGTACACGCTGCGGCGTTCCACCGTCAAAATTTCCAAGCGCGTAAAGGCCAAGTACTGAACACCAACTGGATCGATTCCATTGCTCGCACTGCTTACAACGCAAACGGTCAATGCCTCTATCTGCCAGGTGAAAAAGCGGTATTTTTGAACCCATTTACTTCACGTCAACGCATTGAAGAGTTTGTGGCCAACATCGATCAATAG
- the serC gene encoding 3-phosphoserine/phosphohydroxythreonine transaminase, translating to MEPNQDTVFNFSAGPAVLPKPVMLKAQQEFVNWHDLGSSVMEISHRSKPFIQVAKEAEQDLRDLLNIPDNYKVLFCQGGARAQFAAVPLNLLGESTKATYIDGGYWAMSAVKEAQKYCEIDLFDAKTEIDGKMAVKPASAWSIADDSAYVHFCPNETIDGIEINDLPVTDKPIVADMSSNILSKVIDVSKYGVIYAGAQKNIGPAGICIAIVRDDLLDLANDVLPSVLNYKILAEGESMFNTPPTFAWYLSGQVFKWLKDQGGVKAMEAVNRQKADLLYSAIDGSDFYRNNIHPANRSRMNIPFQLAKPELDATFLELAEAKGLTSLKGHRVVGGMRASIYNAMPLEGVQALVDFMREFEAQYA from the coding sequence ATGGAGCCTAATCAGGACACCGTTTTTAACTTTAGCGCAGGTCCGGCTGTATTACCGAAACCGGTTATGCTCAAAGCACAACAAGAATTTGTTAACTGGCACGATCTTGGATCGTCCGTCATGGAAATCAGCCACCGTAGTAAACCTTTTATTCAGGTCGCTAAAGAAGCGGAGCAAGATCTACGTGATCTGCTAAATATCCCTGATAACTACAAAGTCCTTTTCTGCCAAGGTGGTGCGCGTGCTCAATTTGCTGCTGTACCTCTAAACCTTCTTGGTGAGTCGACTAAAGCGACTTACATCGATGGCGGCTACTGGGCGATGAGCGCAGTAAAAGAAGCTCAAAAATACTGTGAAATCGACCTTTTTGATGCCAAAACAGAGATCGATGGCAAAATGGCGGTTAAACCCGCTTCAGCTTGGTCTATCGCTGATGATTCTGCCTACGTGCACTTTTGTCCAAACGAAACCATCGACGGCATCGAAATCAATGACCTCCCTGTGACTGACAAACCAATCGTAGCAGACATGTCTTCGAACATTCTGTCTAAAGTGATTGATGTGTCTAAGTACGGCGTGATCTACGCTGGTGCACAGAAAAACATTGGTCCTGCTGGTATCTGTATCGCGATTGTGCGTGACGACTTGTTGGATTTGGCGAACGACGTATTACCTAGCGTATTGAATTACAAAATTCTTGCCGAAGGTGAATCAATGTTCAACACACCACCAACATTTGCATGGTACTTATCTGGTCAAGTGTTCAAATGGTTGAAAGACCAAGGTGGCGTGAAAGCGATGGAAGCGGTTAACCGCCAAAAAGCTGACCTTCTTTACAGCGCTATCGACGGCTCAGACTTCTACCGTAACAACATTCACCCTGCGAACCGTTCGCGCATGAATATCCCATTCCAACTGGCTAAACCAGAATTGGATGCGACATTCCTTGAACTGGCTGAAGCAAAAGGTTTGACTTCACTTAAAGGTCACCGTGTTGTTGGTGGTATGCGTGCTTCTATCTACAACGCGATGCCACTCGAAGGCGTTCAAGCTCTTGTTGACTTTATGCGTGAGTTCGAAGCTCAATACGCTTAA
- a CDS encoding methyl-accepting chemotaxis protein → MTLGFKSRIYLSVSLLVALSLIILGSINIYNLQDKMVSSLVKETEIKLKSQVSNMETWYQGKQQAIDNGAASFSLNLSDAENLKLVDLLEKSGNFSTVAIAYSNGTSFISRDHQILGNNILQNRPWYKTAIQSNDLIVTDIYQDLQTGEKTISLTKAVTENGRKVGVLIGDIVIDNVASSINQMRFAGGAATLVDRNSVFFASDDPSDIGKTPTQVNPVFADMERGFETKEQGHLTFPYLGKDFTGYFQRIHLTGDNHWTLMVFIDKSTAQAGVESAKWNAIWTGLVLLLVSCACMVLSIESAYKPLLRLKAAVLALSQGSGDLTSRLQVDGNDDLAQISQGFNSFTEQLQQMMLHIAQASQNISSSITQLGQSARDNETQLISHSAETEQVVTAITEMSESAHSVAVNVTESNKLTASANTGARESLAIVNNAVSNVESLVGEVETMSGRIAAMNNDTMKIYDVVNVIEEISAQTNLLALNAAIEAARAGEQGRGFAVVADEVRALAVRTQNSTSEISSMLQQLLDVTSSVVNSMKQTQQQCQSTADSTAQVSTSLTEMSQSVNEIDDVSTQIATATEEQSRVTEELSRNMLTIRDIVESLVVSGRQTVSATELLAQANSELDQLVRKFKLY, encoded by the coding sequence ATGACTTTAGGTTTTAAATCTCGCATCTATCTCAGTGTGTCATTATTAGTCGCACTTTCATTGATCATTCTTGGTTCGATTAATATCTATAATCTGCAAGACAAAATGGTGTCTTCTCTGGTGAAAGAAACAGAGATAAAACTCAAATCGCAAGTTTCCAATATGGAAACTTGGTATCAAGGTAAGCAACAAGCCATTGATAACGGAGCCGCTTCATTTTCTCTCAACCTTTCGGACGCGGAAAACCTCAAATTAGTTGACCTACTCGAAAAAAGCGGCAATTTCAGCACCGTTGCCATCGCTTACAGTAACGGCACTAGCTTCATCTCTCGCGATCACCAAATTCTTGGTAACAACATTCTACAAAATCGACCTTGGTATAAAACAGCAATTCAGTCTAACGATCTGATCGTGACCGACATTTATCAAGATTTGCAGACCGGTGAGAAAACCATCAGCCTGACCAAAGCAGTGACCGAAAATGGTCGCAAAGTGGGTGTTTTGATTGGTGATATCGTGATCGATAACGTTGCCAGTAGCATCAACCAAATGCGTTTTGCAGGTGGCGCAGCCACGTTGGTTGACCGCAACTCTGTCTTCTTTGCAAGTGATGACCCATCTGACATTGGCAAAACACCAACCCAAGTCAACCCAGTGTTTGCTGATATGGAACGTGGTTTCGAAACCAAAGAGCAAGGACATCTGACTTTCCCTTACCTTGGCAAAGACTTTACTGGTTACTTCCAACGTATTCATCTTACCGGCGATAACCACTGGACGTTGATGGTTTTCATTGACAAATCGACCGCTCAAGCGGGTGTGGAAAGTGCGAAATGGAATGCCATTTGGACCGGTCTAGTGCTGCTTTTGGTGAGCTGTGCTTGCATGGTGCTCTCCATCGAAAGTGCCTATAAACCTCTACTACGCTTGAAAGCAGCGGTATTAGCGCTTTCACAAGGCAGTGGCGACCTGACGTCACGTCTACAAGTGGATGGCAATGACGATCTTGCGCAAATCAGCCAAGGTTTCAACAGCTTCACTGAGCAATTGCAACAAATGATGCTGCACATTGCTCAAGCAAGCCAAAACATCTCCAGCAGTATCACGCAACTGGGTCAAAGCGCTCGTGATAACGAAACCCAGTTAATTTCTCACTCTGCTGAGACAGAACAAGTAGTCACCGCGATTACTGAGATGAGTGAAAGCGCCCATAGCGTGGCGGTTAACGTCACTGAATCGAACAAACTTACCGCTTCTGCTAACACTGGCGCACGTGAATCACTGGCCATCGTTAATAACGCAGTGAGTAACGTCGAGTCATTAGTGGGTGAAGTGGAAACCATGTCTGGCCGTATTGCGGCAATGAACAACGATACGATGAAAATCTACGACGTGGTAAATGTGATTGAAGAGATCTCAGCGCAAACCAATCTGTTAGCACTAAACGCTGCAATTGAAGCCGCTCGCGCCGGCGAACAAGGTCGTGGCTTTGCGGTGGTTGCCGATGAAGTGCGCGCACTGGCTGTTCGCACCCAAAACAGTACCTCGGAAATTTCTTCCATGCTGCAGCAACTACTGGACGTCACCTCCAGTGTGGTCAACTCGATGAAACAGACCCAGCAACAGTGTCAATCCACTGCCGACAGCACTGCCCAAGTCTCCACCAGCCTGACCGAGATGAGCCAATCGGTAAACGAAATCGATGATGTCAGCACCCAAATTGCTACCGCGACAGAAGAACAAAGCCGTGTAACGGAAGAACTATCGCGCAATATGTTGACCATCCGCGATATCGTTGAATCCCTTGTGGTCAGCGGTCGTCAAACGGTGTCAGCAACTGAACTCTTGGCGCAAGCCAATAGTGAACTAGACCAACTAGTTCGCAAATTTAAATTGTATTAA
- a CDS encoding YgiQ family radical SAM protein: protein MSMNIKKIFEYNKYWAECYGISPFLPTSRKEMDQLGWDSCDVIIVTGDAYVDHPSFGMAIIGRLLEAQGFRVGIIAQPEWQNKDAFMELGKPNLFFGITAGNMDSMINRYTSDKKLRQDDAYTPNNEGGKRPDRATLVYSQRCKEAYKDVPIVLGGIEASLRRVAHYDYWSDKVRRSILMDAKADILLFGNAERALVEVAHRLADGETIETMTNIRGTAVNLSAAPERYKIIDSSRIDKPSTPFVPTNPYEVETQCETKTKEEDSQPKPITIRPSRHDAENTAVRLPSFEKLVNDRILYAHASRVLHLETNPYSGRALLQSHGNRELLVNQSPIPLSTEEMDYVFGLYYARVPHPKYGKAKIPAYDMIKTSVNIMRGCFGGCSFCSITEHEGRIIQNRSQESILNELAEIRDKVPGFTGTISDLGGPTANMYRLGCSDPKAEANCRRPSCVFPGICHKLNTDHKHTIDLYRAARQVDGIKKILIASGVRYDLAIESPEYIKELVTHHVGGYLKIAPEHTEKGPLDLMMKPGMGTYDKFKALFEKYSAEAGKKQYLIPYFISAHPGTEDEDMLNLALWLKKNDFECDQVQNFYPSPMCNATAMYHSEVNPLKRVKYKKREDIPVPKGIRQRRLHKALLRYHDPVNWPIIREALIEMGKKHLIGDKPGCLVPAEDGDKQTPAQRRKSGRHGSNRFATKHSPDQPGFEPLRGGRNNNGQTNNRGNNSNRGEGNTNSRNSDNRAGSQRNGGGNSGNRNQGNGQKAGNNQGNRGAVNNGKPAGAGRPGQRPNNKQRPRATS from the coding sequence ATCTCTATGAATATTAAAAAGATTTTTGAGTACAACAAGTATTGGGCTGAGTGCTATGGCATTTCCCCATTCTTACCGACCTCTCGTAAAGAGATGGACCAACTGGGTTGGGACAGCTGTGATGTCATCATCGTGACCGGTGATGCCTACGTTGACCACCCTAGTTTTGGTATGGCGATTATTGGCCGATTACTTGAAGCTCAAGGATTTCGCGTAGGTATTATTGCCCAGCCAGAATGGCAGAATAAAGATGCCTTTATGGAACTGGGGAAACCTAACCTCTTTTTCGGCATCACTGCTGGCAACATGGATTCGATGATTAACCGCTATACATCGGATAAAAAGTTGCGCCAAGATGATGCCTATACTCCCAATAATGAAGGGGGTAAACGCCCTGATCGCGCAACCTTGGTCTATTCGCAACGTTGTAAAGAAGCCTATAAAGATGTGCCTATCGTACTTGGCGGCATTGAGGCGAGTCTGCGCCGCGTCGCCCATTACGATTATTGGTCAGACAAAGTACGCCGCTCTATTTTAATGGATGCGAAAGCCGATATTTTGCTGTTTGGTAACGCTGAGCGCGCCCTTGTCGAAGTGGCCCATCGCCTTGCGGACGGGGAAACCATCGAGACCATGACCAACATTCGTGGTACCGCTGTTAACCTTTCAGCTGCACCTGAACGTTACAAAATCATCGATTCTTCGCGCATCGATAAACCAAGCACACCCTTTGTACCGACCAACCCGTATGAAGTAGAAACTCAGTGTGAGACGAAAACCAAGGAAGAAGATAGTCAGCCAAAGCCGATTACCATTCGTCCTTCTCGTCACGATGCAGAAAATACCGCCGTGCGCCTACCTTCATTCGAGAAGTTAGTGAATGACCGTATTTTGTATGCGCACGCTAGCCGCGTATTGCACCTAGAGACCAACCCTTATTCAGGGCGTGCGCTACTGCAAAGCCACGGTAATCGTGAGCTGTTAGTCAACCAATCCCCTATTCCTCTCTCCACTGAAGAGATGGACTATGTGTTTGGCCTTTACTACGCGCGCGTACCGCACCCGAAATATGGCAAGGCAAAAATTCCTGCCTACGACATGATCAAAACCTCGGTGAACATCATGCGTGGCTGTTTTGGTGGCTGTTCTTTCTGCTCTATTACTGAGCACGAAGGCCGTATCATTCAAAACCGCTCTCAAGAATCGATCTTAAATGAGCTTGCCGAGATCCGTGACAAAGTGCCTGGCTTCACTGGCACCATTTCCGATTTGGGTGGCCCAACGGCGAACATGTATCGCCTAGGCTGTTCTGATCCTAAAGCAGAAGCAAACTGTCGTCGCCCATCATGTGTGTTCCCTGGTATCTGTCATAAGTTAAATACCGATCACAAACACACCATCGATCTCTACCGCGCAGCTCGTCAAGTGGATGGTATTAAGAAGATTTTGATCGCATCTGGGGTTCGTTACGACCTTGCTATTGAATCTCCAGAGTACATCAAAGAGTTGGTGACTCACCACGTCGGTGGTTACTTGAAGATTGCCCCTGAACATACCGAAAAAGGTCCACTGGATCTGATGATGAAACCGGGCATGGGCACCTATGACAAGTTCAAAGCGTTATTTGAAAAATACAGTGCCGAAGCGGGTAAGAAGCAGTATTTGATCCCGTACTTCATCTCAGCTCACCCAGGTACTGAAGATGAAGACATGCTGAATTTGGCGTTGTGGCTGAAAAAGAACGACTTCGAATGTGACCAAGTACAAAACTTCTACCCATCACCGATGTGTAACGCCACCGCGATGTATCACTCAGAAGTGAACCCGCTAAAACGCGTTAAGTACAAGAAACGTGAAGATATTCCTGTTCCAAAAGGCATTCGTCAACGTCGCTTGCACAAAGCGCTATTGCGTTACCATGATCCGGTGAACTGGCCAATCATTCGTGAAGCCTTAATCGAGATGGGTAAAAAGCATCTTATTGGTGATAAACCGGGCTGTTTGGTTCCGGCAGAAGATGGTGACAAACAAACACCGGCGCAACGTCGTAAGTCTGGTCGTCACGGTTCAAACCGTTTTGCAACCAAGCACTCGCCTGATCAACCAGGATTTGAACCATTACGTGGCGGTCGCAACAACAATGGCCAAACCAACAACCGTGGTAACAACAGCAATCGTGGCGAAGGAAACACCAATAGCCGCAATAGCGACAACCGTGCTGGTAGCCAACGTAATGGTGGTGGCAATAGTGGCAACCGTAACCAAGGCAATGGTCAAAAAGCAGGTAATAACCAAGGGAACCGCGGTGCGGTGAATAATGGCAAACCAGCTGGAGCTGGCCGTCCGGGTCAACGTCCGAACAATAAACAGCGTCCACGTGCTACCTCATAA
- the artP gene encoding arginine ABC transporter ATP-binding protein ArtP has product MGIKANHINKSYGEHQVLTDVSFGCDKGDTLVLLGPSGAGKSSLIRVLNLLETASSGTLTIAGQSFDFGQPISDSVGQTLRKHVGMVFQQYHLWPHMTVLDNLIEAPVKVMGITKAQAKEQALTILKQLQLADKANAWPLQLSGGQQQRVAIARALMMKPDVLLFDEPTAALDPEITSQVVNIIKQLSETGITQVIVTHEVDFAKKIASHVLYLEQGKVVEFGDKSVFEHPQTKQFAQYLTH; this is encoded by the coding sequence ATGGGAATTAAAGCGAATCACATCAATAAATCCTATGGGGAGCATCAGGTTTTAACCGATGTGAGCTTTGGATGCGACAAAGGTGATACTTTGGTCCTGCTTGGCCCAAGCGGCGCAGGTAAAAGCTCTTTGATCCGCGTACTCAACTTACTTGAGACTGCGTCTTCAGGAACATTGACCATTGCCGGACAATCTTTTGATTTCGGTCAGCCGATTTCCGATAGTGTTGGTCAAACACTACGCAAACACGTGGGCATGGTGTTTCAACAATACCACTTATGGCCACATATGACGGTATTGGACAACCTGATCGAAGCCCCGGTCAAAGTAATGGGAATCACCAAAGCCCAAGCGAAAGAACAAGCGTTGACCATTCTCAAACAGTTGCAATTAGCCGATAAAGCCAACGCATGGCCACTTCAGCTTTCTGGCGGCCAGCAGCAGCGTGTCGCGATTGCCAGAGCGCTAATGATGAAGCCGGATGTATTACTGTTTGATGAGCCAACAGCAGCACTTGATCCAGAAATCACCTCGCAAGTGGTGAATATTATCAAGCAGCTCAGTGAAACGGGCATCACGCAAGTCATCGTTACCCACGAAGTGGATTTTGCCAAGAAAATCGCAAGTCATGTTCTTTACCTAGAACAAGGCAAAGTGGTTGAATTCGGCGATAAATCGGTATTTGAGCACCCACAAACAAAACAATTTGCTCAATACTTAACACACTAA